The following proteins are encoded in a genomic region of Oryza brachyantha chromosome 11, ObraRS2, whole genome shotgun sequence:
- the LOC102701310 gene encoding ankyrin repeat-containing protein ITN1-like isoform X1 yields MDRRHHHQTQDIQLARCSSPSDATGDSRRLEMCPSLYLAAYHGRVEEVMALLVQPRHRAAAHGDHQVNENDSLLWSNFQRGQCDLLEVSAESNNALHVAAEQGHGELIQELYHRFIKHGGFLSRRNSALDTPLHCAARAGRLAAVEVLLNLSRDSGGSILNSKNEAGDTALHLAARHGHGAAVEALVAARASASELNNAGVSPLYLAVMSRSVTAVRAITTSTCGDASSDGPSSQNALHAAVFQSSEMVDLILKWKPSLAGQVDVDGSSPLHFASSDGDRSIVSAIVRAAPPATVFSKDSDGLSAIHVAARMGHHHVVKELVKAWPDAAELRDGHGRTFLHAAAKNGHASVISLAIKNPMLAGLINAQDKDGNTALHLAVASAASPVSKGLAKLLSAGETLRTNIMNNDGCTPFDLAAKSSSFLPMISLVVTLTANGAKFRPQRQDQVNPWKGRRDTTEWIRKTSNSLAVVAILIATVAFSATFNVPGGYGDDGKAVLRGKTSYNFFVLFDGVAMTVSVAAVMLLVYAEASASWESFIFGLHCLWFSLISMVVAFWAALAAVTGRTTINTVTYQVINLGFYFLVCFIVYSTQPATSSTSMVKFMWSRLFSPRRHRSRVSRHYPLAGAFLRNLSAFVVVNILAYIGAQIAVQKT; encoded by the exons ATGGatcgtcgtcatcatcatcagacgCAGGATATCCAGCTCGCGCGCTGTTCTTCGCCGAGCGATGCGACCGGCGATTCGCGTCGACTGGAGATGTGCCCGTCTCTGTACCTCGCTGCCTACCACGGGCGAGTCGAGGAGGTGATGGCGCTCCTTGTGCAGCCACGGCACCGTGCTGCTGCACACGGAGATCATCAAGTCAATG AAAACGACTCGCTTCTCTGGAGTAATTTTCAGCGCGGACAGTGCGACCTGCTCGAGGTGAGCGCGGAGAGCAACAACGCTCTTCACGTCGCGGCGGAGCAAGGGCACGGCGAGCTGATCCAGGAGCTCTACCACAGGTTCATCAAGCACGGTGGCTTCCTCTCTCGCCGGAACTCGGCGCTGGACACGCCGCTGCACtgcgcggcgagggcggggcgcctcgccgccgtggaggTGCTGCTAAACCTTTCCCGGGACAGTGGGGGGAGTATCCTAAACAGCAAGAACGAGGCCGGGGACACCGCCCTGCACCTGGCGGCGAGGCAcggccatggcgccgccgtggaggcTCTGGTCGCGGCACGGGCGTCGGCGTCCGAGCTGAACAACGCTGGCGTGTCGCCGCTGTACTTGGCGGTGATGAGCAGGTCGGTGACTGCCGTCAGAGCGATAACTACCAGCACCTGCGGAGATGCATCATCCGACGGGCCGAGCTCGCAGAATGCTCTGCACGCGGCCGTCTTCCAGAGCTCAG AAATGGTTGACCTGATATTGAAATGGAAGCCGAGTCTCGCCGGCCaggtcgacgtcgacggcagCAGCCCGCTCCACTTCGCGTCGTCCGACGGCGACCGCTCCATCGTGAGCGCGATCGTGCGCGCCGCACCGCCGGCGACTGTGTTCTCGAAGGACTCGGACGGCCTCTCGGCCATCCACGTCGCGGCGCGGATGGGCCACCACCATGTCGTCAAGGAGCTGGTTAAGGCCTGGCCggacgccgccgagctccgggACGGCCATGGCAGGACCTTCCTTCACGCCGCGGCCAAGAACGGGCACGCATCGGTCATCTCGCTCGCCATCAAGAACCCGATGCTCGCCGGCCTCATCAACGCGCAGGACAAGGACGGCAACACGGCACTCCACCTCGCGGTGGCTTCGGCGGCGTCCCCTGTCTCGAAGGGACTAGCCAAACTGCTCTCCGCGGGAGAAACCCTACGAACCAACATCATGAACAACGATGGGTGCACCCCATTCGATCTCGCCGCTAAATCATCTAGTTTCCTCCCCATG ATAAGCCTCGTGGTGACATTGACTGCCAACGGGGCGAAATTCCGGCCGCAAAGGCAAGATCAGGTCAATCCATGGAAAGGCCGGCGCGACACGACCGAGTGGATAAGGAAGACGTCCAACAGCCTCGCCGTGGTGGCCATCCTCATCGCCACCGTCGCCTTCTCCGCCACCTTCAACGTGCCCGGCGGctacggcgacgacggcaaggCGGTCCTCCGCGGGAAGACCTCCTACAACTTCTTCGTCCTCTtcgacggcgtcgccatgACCGTCTCCGTGGCCGCGGTCATGCTGCTGGTGTACGCGGAGGCGTCAGCCTCATGGGAGAGCTTCATCTTTGGCCTGCACTGCTTGTGGTTCTCGCTGATCAGCATGGTCGTGGCCTTCTGGGCGGCTCTGGCTGCTGTGACCGGCAGAACGACGATCAACACCGTGACGTACCAGGTCATAAACTTGGGGTTCTATTTCTTGGTCTGCTTCATCGTGTATTCGACTCAGCCAGCGACGTCCTCGACCAGCATGGTGAAGTTTATGTGGAGCAGGTTATTCTCGCCTCGAAGACACCGCTCGCGTGTGTCTCGTCACTATCCTCTCGCCGGCGCTTTCTTGCGCAACCTGTCCGCCTTCGTTGTCGTTAACATCTTGGCGTATATTGGTGCCCAGATCGCAGTTCAGAAAACCTAG
- the LOC102701310 gene encoding ankyrin repeat-containing protein ITN1-like isoform X2 encodes MRGQCDLLEVSAESNNALHVAAEQGHGELIQELYHRFIKHGGFLSRRNSALDTPLHCAARAGRLAAVEVLLNLSRDSGGSILNSKNEAGDTALHLAARHGHGAAVEALVAARASASELNNAGVSPLYLAVMSRSVTAVRAITTSTCGDASSDGPSSQNALHAAVFQSSEMVDLILKWKPSLAGQVDVDGSSPLHFASSDGDRSIVSAIVRAAPPATVFSKDSDGLSAIHVAARMGHHHVVKELVKAWPDAAELRDGHGRTFLHAAAKNGHASVISLAIKNPMLAGLINAQDKDGNTALHLAVASAASPVSKGLAKLLSAGETLRTNIMNNDGCTPFDLAAKSSSFLPMISLVVTLTANGAKFRPQRQDQVNPWKGRRDTTEWIRKTSNSLAVVAILIATVAFSATFNVPGGYGDDGKAVLRGKTSYNFFVLFDGVAMTVSVAAVMLLVYAEASASWESFIFGLHCLWFSLISMVVAFWAALAAVTGRTTINTVTYQVINLGFYFLVCFIVYSTQPATSSTSMVKFMWSRLFSPRRHRSRVSRHYPLAGAFLRNLSAFVVVNILAYIGAQIAVQKT; translated from the exons ATG CGCGGACAGTGCGACCTGCTCGAGGTGAGCGCGGAGAGCAACAACGCTCTTCACGTCGCGGCGGAGCAAGGGCACGGCGAGCTGATCCAGGAGCTCTACCACAGGTTCATCAAGCACGGTGGCTTCCTCTCTCGCCGGAACTCGGCGCTGGACACGCCGCTGCACtgcgcggcgagggcggggcgcctcgccgccgtggaggTGCTGCTAAACCTTTCCCGGGACAGTGGGGGGAGTATCCTAAACAGCAAGAACGAGGCCGGGGACACCGCCCTGCACCTGGCGGCGAGGCAcggccatggcgccgccgtggaggcTCTGGTCGCGGCACGGGCGTCGGCGTCCGAGCTGAACAACGCTGGCGTGTCGCCGCTGTACTTGGCGGTGATGAGCAGGTCGGTGACTGCCGTCAGAGCGATAACTACCAGCACCTGCGGAGATGCATCATCCGACGGGCCGAGCTCGCAGAATGCTCTGCACGCGGCCGTCTTCCAGAGCTCAG AAATGGTTGACCTGATATTGAAATGGAAGCCGAGTCTCGCCGGCCaggtcgacgtcgacggcagCAGCCCGCTCCACTTCGCGTCGTCCGACGGCGACCGCTCCATCGTGAGCGCGATCGTGCGCGCCGCACCGCCGGCGACTGTGTTCTCGAAGGACTCGGACGGCCTCTCGGCCATCCACGTCGCGGCGCGGATGGGCCACCACCATGTCGTCAAGGAGCTGGTTAAGGCCTGGCCggacgccgccgagctccgggACGGCCATGGCAGGACCTTCCTTCACGCCGCGGCCAAGAACGGGCACGCATCGGTCATCTCGCTCGCCATCAAGAACCCGATGCTCGCCGGCCTCATCAACGCGCAGGACAAGGACGGCAACACGGCACTCCACCTCGCGGTGGCTTCGGCGGCGTCCCCTGTCTCGAAGGGACTAGCCAAACTGCTCTCCGCGGGAGAAACCCTACGAACCAACATCATGAACAACGATGGGTGCACCCCATTCGATCTCGCCGCTAAATCATCTAGTTTCCTCCCCATG ATAAGCCTCGTGGTGACATTGACTGCCAACGGGGCGAAATTCCGGCCGCAAAGGCAAGATCAGGTCAATCCATGGAAAGGCCGGCGCGACACGACCGAGTGGATAAGGAAGACGTCCAACAGCCTCGCCGTGGTGGCCATCCTCATCGCCACCGTCGCCTTCTCCGCCACCTTCAACGTGCCCGGCGGctacggcgacgacggcaaggCGGTCCTCCGCGGGAAGACCTCCTACAACTTCTTCGTCCTCTtcgacggcgtcgccatgACCGTCTCCGTGGCCGCGGTCATGCTGCTGGTGTACGCGGAGGCGTCAGCCTCATGGGAGAGCTTCATCTTTGGCCTGCACTGCTTGTGGTTCTCGCTGATCAGCATGGTCGTGGCCTTCTGGGCGGCTCTGGCTGCTGTGACCGGCAGAACGACGATCAACACCGTGACGTACCAGGTCATAAACTTGGGGTTCTATTTCTTGGTCTGCTTCATCGTGTATTCGACTCAGCCAGCGACGTCCTCGACCAGCATGGTGAAGTTTATGTGGAGCAGGTTATTCTCGCCTCGAAGACACCGCTCGCGTGTGTCTCGTCACTATCCTCTCGCCGGCGCTTTCTTGCGCAACCTGTCCGCCTTCGTTGTCGTTAACATCTTGGCGTATATTGGTGCCCAGATCGCAGTTCAGAAAACCTAG